The window ATAGGACTATAATTAAGTTGCTGAAGACTTAGGAGATGGTTTTAATGAAAGAACATAAATACGTAAACTTTAGTCAAGAATACGATGTACACTACATCATCAATAAATACCCAAAAAAAGAACATGAGGCTGTTAAAGAGTATCTTGAAACTTTAAAAGGACAAAAAACTCTTACTCATGATGACGTTTTTGCTCTTATTGAAAAAAATTTGAAATTCAAAAAAATAGCTAAATAGGTACTATTTGTTTATTTTATTGTTTTAAATTTAATATCTTCAGTACAAAAAAGAGCACTTGCAATTTTGCATTTGCTCTTTTTATTTTACTATACTCCATTGATTATCTTTTTTCATCTTCTCTTAAAACTTTTAAACTTGCCTCTATAAGTTCATTTTCTGAAATTTTTTCCTCAGCCATTTTTTCAAGAAAGCTTCCATCAAAAGTTTCTCCAGTAAAAAAATTTTCACAATAAGTTTTATTATCAATATATACTTGACTCATCAATGTTCCCTCTACTTGATTTTCTACTGAAGTTTCTCTAAGAATATTTTTCATAAAATTTCTTACCTTAGTTACTTTTCCATCTCTACTAACACTAACTATTACTAAATTGTTAGGAGCCCCTTTTGCTATTCCAAATATAGATTTTTCTCTACTGTCTTCTATCCAATCTTTTTCTGAAAAAAGATAGTCTATCTTTATTTTTCCATTTACAAATGAAATTTCAAAGTTTACTATTATTCCATCTCTTCTTGTTAAAAAAGCTATTACTTTTATCTTTTCATTTTCTAATCCTTTAATAATTATAAATTCATCTGCTCTTAATTCTGCATCTTTAAAAAAGCTTGAAATTTCTTTTCTTATATTCTTATCTAATAACTTTGAACTCTCTATAAATTTAACTGTTTCTAATATCACATTAGGTTCCAATTTTTCTGTTAATTTAAGATATTCTCTAATATCTTTATCTATCATTTTCATAATTTCCTCCTCATTTTAAAAAATATCATTTAATGTAAATTCTTTCCAATTTTCACCATAATATAATTTTTGTAATTTACTATTTCTTAATTTATATTTTTCATTTCTTTTCATTTTTATTCTGCTTATTCTATTATCTTCACTAATTAATTTTCTTGCACTTCTAACTTTTTCTATCTTTTCATATAAATTATACATATTATCAATATATGAATGAGTTATCGTTTCATCGAATAATATATTTGCATACTCTTCACCATATCTTGGTTGCCACTCTTCTTCTAACTTTAATATTAATTTTCTTTCTAGGTCTAATAATTCAAATGCTATTTGCATATCAATACTTTCCTTTATTATTTCATCATTTGAATACTCTATTAATTTATAATTATAACTATCAGACAAAAAATAATAGAGTTTTTCCTCTTTTTCAATTATTTTTTCTATTCTTTCACTTAATTTATTGCCTATACGATTCTTAGAAAAATAATATTTAAGTTCAAATTTATCATTTAAAGTTTTTATATCTTTGACTATATACTCTTTTAAATCATTTATATACTCTTCCCTTGCTTTTAACAATTCTCTACACATTTTTCTTCTTATTGAATCTAAAAAGTAATAATCATAATCTCTTTCTGCTATTTTTTCTATATCTTCCCATGTAAAAGCATTCAGCACATTTTTATATTCATCATAAAAATACATCTTATCAACTCCAACTAAATATTTTATTATAACAAACCAAATTCATCATTATCAAACTCATCTTCTATCAAATAAAAATCCAACTCTTTTATATGATATCTGCTATTTCTTATATCTAAATCCTTTTGTTTGTAGACATCATTTATCTCTTTATATAGATCTATAACACTATTTTTATATTTCCAAAATTTCTCTTCATTTCTAAATATTATCTCTACATACTCTTCTCCAGATAATGAATGATACTTTTCTAGTATATTTTCTGCTTCCTTCTCTAATTCTGTTTCTCTCCAATGATTTTTTATACCTAAAACCTTATCAATAGCTAGATCAAATTTTACTTTCTCCAATATATCCTCTGTATATCCATATAAATACTCTTTTTTACAACAAACCTCTATAAATTCTTCTTTATCATAGAAGTTTTTTATTTTAGATGCAATCTTTTCTTCTATCTCTTTAAAATATTGTTTTTCAAGTTCCTCTATTTTAATTTCATATTGAACTCTTATAACCTCTCTCTTCTCACTATTATTTTCCATTTGATACCATTTATATTTTTTAGTTTTTTCTCTTAACTTAGCTTCTCTTTCAAGTTGTGCCATCTCTTGCATCTCTCCATAATAATAATCCATTTCATCATAAGTATTATTACTACTATTCACACTTAAACTATCCCAATCTACATCTGCCCCCATTGATTCTGCATATTGTAGCTCCTCTATAATATCATCTATATCCATATTTACCTCCCTTTTTCATTATGTTTAAATAATACACTAAATAAACTACAATTTTTTTAAATTCTTACCTTTTTTTATATTTTATCTAATAATATGTTTAAAATTAAAAATAGATGCTATTATCTAATTATTTATGTTATACTTACAATATATAGAAATATAAAGGAGAATAGATCTATGAAAAAAGTAGATATAATTTTAAAAACAGATAAAAAATTTAAAAATAATGCTTCTGAGGGGTTGAGAGGATACTGTGGTAACTATTTTAAAAATATAGTGCAATTCCATAACCACCTTGATGAAATTTCATTTAATTATGATTTTTCATATATTCAATATAGAGTAATTGATGGTCAATTAGCTATAATGGGAATAGATACAGGAGCTGATATACTTTTAGAACATATTGAAGAGTTAAAAAGTATAAAATTAGGAGATGAAATAGTAGAAGTTACTCCTGAAATAACAATTACTTTTCCTACTCCAGAAGTAACTGATAAAATATATAGATATAAATTTGAAACTCTTTGGTTTGCATTAAACGATACAAATTATAAAAAATATATTAAAGGAGAGTTCTCTCTTGATAATCAGTTAAGAAATAATATTTTAGAGTTTTTTAAAATGTGTAAAATATGGGTAGATAAGAAAATTATTGCTAAAGGAGAATTTAAAGAAGAAAGAATTATAAAAA is drawn from uncultured Fusobacterium sp. and contains these coding sequences:
- a CDS encoding CRISPR-associated endonuclease Cas6; translation: MKKVDIILKTDKKFKNNASEGLRGYCGNYFKNIVQFHNHLDEISFNYDFSYIQYRVIDGQLAIMGIDTGADILLEHIEELKSIKLGDEIVEVTPEITITFPTPEVTDKIYRYKFETLWFALNDTNYKKYIKGEFSLDNQLRNNILEFFKMCKIWVDKKIIAKGEFKEERIIKKDTEILVFSGEFETNALLPDNICLGKRKSIGLGRIKRINK